A stretch of DNA from Anthonomus grandis grandis chromosome 22, icAntGran1.3, whole genome shotgun sequence:
TCAACTTATTAGAATTTGACCAATAACGATTCTAAACGCGTGCATGCGTCAATGATGATTGTGACAGAAGCGCGTTTTTCCTCGTTTTTCGAGAATTAagcttattaataatattaaattctttgaGTTCTAGGTActacttatttaatataacacaaattaaacttcgaagaataaataaaattaggtttCAATTTACCGTGAAGGTCTGACAGAaaccttaaaataaatcaagattTAAATAGAATATTCAATTATGCCAATGATCATAATCTTatcatcaatgcaacaaaatcTCAGACAATTCTTATAAGTCAAAATAAACAAGCACGGAAGTACCTGCAAAATAATATGTCAGTTACCTTAAATAACGAACCCATTCCTTTTCAATCGGAAGCAAAAAACTTGAGTATAATTACCTGCGAAACAAAGTTCGAACCACacatcaacaataaataaaaagcagCTTATTATGGCTTAAAAAATGTctatcttcaaaaataaaatactttgtgATGCCctaattttatgattatttgATTACGGAGATGTGGTACACTCCCAATTTTATAACaagtttatgtaaaaaaaaatatgcaaaaattacataacaCACAAACATAAAcacaacaaaattttaaccatggAGACTAACACGGAGAAGAAAGCTTCATATGAACTGCTTtggctattaaataattataactgGGACTGGAAGTATCTGCATGATGTTTAATGCCACTACCACACACTGCTCATGAAACTCGAAACTTGGAAAAAGGCATGCCGACTCAACTATAGGCTCTTAACTAATAtgtatatacatttttgttttatgcttgtctttggtttttcttcttttagtttttaacaatagtgtacgcattcgctttttgatttaaaatacaTACAAGTAAACATTATTAAGGATTACCTGGACCGTCCATCATCCGTCTCTCAGCATTCGTCTTTTCCTCCGCTCCCCCTCTACCCTCTAGCccacaattaattattatgggaaaatgtttaattatttatattgacTTTTAGCGTACACTCGTGCAAAATTGTTGTTGCTCTTGTTGtaacaatttatttagtttgataatttttttttgttaacttacTAATTAACTTTAGGTTGACGGGGTTTATCTTTTGTCAGTAACTGAGAGTAAAGAGCGCCGATTGGAAAAAGTCGCCGGACAGACCTTTTTGCCAAGGGATGAAGTAATTTGTAATGTACctatattatctttatttggTTTCTAACAATGTATTGACtctttatgtaaataaattacttttcaaTTTGAAATAACGAGATTAATTTCcgctaatatttaaataataaattatacttcAACATTTAGATAACGTATACTCCTAAATATTATCACTATAACatttaagacaaaataaatacatttcgAAACGTCAACACGGAGTAgagtatttagttttattttaatacgtCACCTACGAATATATTTCCTTACTTCAATACTTTACAGAAGAGTGGAGTATACTTACCTCATCTAAAACCAGCCACTTATCTAAGTGCTCTAACAGTTTACCAACACAAAGTAAACAGTTAACTCTCACACTTAGTGTAGATGTACTTAAACACAACTTCTTTATTCGAGGTAGAAGACTGTTTTTTACGTTGGAATGATCTAGAAGCCCTGCGAAGGTTGGTAACACTGATAGACAAAGCTCATGAATCTGCGAGGAGTCAGAGTCCAACCCACGATATAACATTGGCAATACGTGTTGCTGCACGTCCTGCGCAGGCGTCAATTTTAGTAAGAGCTCCATACGTTGCAGCATTATTAGTagaatcttcaaaaaaaacttagtttttcAGACTGTTGGTgagtaaaaaatttttgttaccTGAATTGGATCTATTAACTTCATCAGAGGTTTCAAGTGTGGCAGCACATACTCTGTGTATTCCTCTTTCGTACAGTTTTGGGCGATATCAAATATGCTTGGTAAAATAAAAGGCACCATAGTTGGCTGGCCTAAATCCCGGACCACACACGATAAGACCTTTTGTAATTTGACCCTATGAGGTAATTTAGATAAGGCCTCTGGCAACCCCTTATAGAACTGAGATTTTTGCAAGTTGTCCCACTGGAGCAAGGAGTCGAGGTAGGAGAGTGTTTTTACTCCTACATCATCAAAGTAAGGGATCTAAgtaatgaaaaatttgaaatcttAATTTGGAAGACTGTAATACTTAAATctatactaaatatttactgCATTGTGTTACATTGAAAAGCAAGACTTAATAATACCTTAATAAACTGATGAGCATCAGGTCTAATTTCAGGAGTAACATTCAACAGCAGTTTTACGAACTCTCTCAAATCTTCTGGAATGGCTTGTAGTTTACTCAAATTAAGAGCTTTTAACTGTTGAGCTCTAGATTTAAATTGTTGCAAATCCTTTATGGGAAACAAACATTGATTACTCATGGAATGAATTGTGTAGACTAGCATTCCTTAAAGAGAAAAGACTGATTAACAGAGTTTTTCCATTACAAAATGGTTTAGTGCATAATTATACTGTGTAATTAAGAATgaaagaataaagaaaaaatattaatacatgAAAGTTCTTATACAAACAGCtgtatttgtgttgtatttcaTTATGCTATTAACCACTTTTTTAGCccttttattattcttaaatatGTATCAATGTTAATAATGCATTAAAAAACTGGTAtactcatttttaaatattccaaaatgttTTCATGTAAAACTGGTTTATTGCAAAATTTATACACTATGTTAAATCTTAacattttactaaattaatttacaatacacagcatatacataatatgtataacacAGCAAATCTGTGCATATTTCcttttgtttgttaaaaattaaagaaatacatgATAATCTAGGTCATTACAGATTGGgggtagaaaaataaaatctaaaatctatgtaaataaaataccaatatGTCAACCCTTACCTAGAGAAAACATATCACTAGCAGTTGAATGACTCTGACTTATCACACATTCTGgtgctaaataatttaaattgggCTGAGAAACACTCGGCAAGGTCGGTGAATAATCTTGGAATGGGAAATTGGGAACCTGATTTGGTGGATTTGTGTTATGAAGGCAAAAATCCAAGCCGAAAATTTTCCATGCCCCAGAAGAATTTATGACAATACTTTCTGGACAAATGTTCTTGTGGAGTAACTTTACGTCATCGTGTAAAAATTGCAGCCCTTCGGAGATTTGTAGTAGTCCATACTTGATTTCTATGTCGAAAAGTTTATAGCCTGACATGTTAGTGGGTTGAGGCATATTTGTTGTTTCTCCTGGAAAGAACAAACTCTTTATCagaatgttaaaataatttcgGGTAAATAagctttaagaaaattatttgtaggATCAAATGATAATAGAAGAGAaggatgtttttttatttttacctaaaatatttGCTAAACTAGCAAAAACCGGTTCTGTAGCAAAAGCAATACTGTCACGACTTTCCTCTAAGGGATGTTGCACAGTCAGTACTTGAGGATGTCGGATTTTTGTCAATTGTTGTACTCCATACCTTAATGTTCCGAGAATGAACTCCCTGTCATTCTTATTATACCTCTCCAATTGTCTCTTTTCAAAGACAAATATTGAGGCTTCTTGCTTTGTGGAACTCTTCACTCCCTTATAGATCTTCCAGAGGAGTCCTAAGatggatttaaaattataaataagttttcatataattttcatttttatttacaataaccATTATTCCAGTTATTGCAACACTACTTATAAGAAACCTTTAACAGGAATCATTTTACCGCTTATTAAGTATactttatttcaatatattttttatgttatacgATTGAGTACTGCCAAATTTTTGCAAAGAACTCAAAAACAAAACGATATAATCGATTGTAAACTATAAAGTCgattttatcaatttaatatCGTAATCGAAATAAATCGTATACGTGGTTGTCAGGGTAATAGTATGTGGAAGGTACCAAAAAAATAGGCTAGAGAGACACCTCAAAATGCTATTCATGTCAATTGTTCACATGATGTTAAACAGATAAATTGGAATGGGGGGGAGGGTTAATTTAAGTGAATACAGTATTCTtaggttgccgtacaatttttcggtccagtatgagcggtcaaattcaaa
This window harbors:
- the LOC126748435 gene encoding SCY1-like protein 2 yields the protein MDYFNKYLNQVGHSLSSSVSQTVSQLSGVLPGNPVTREYESSAHIASAGPGLLWKIYKGVKSSTKQEASIFVFEKRQLERYNKNDREFILGTLRYGVQQLTKIRHPQVLTVQHPLEESRDSIAFATEPVFASLANILGETTNMPQPTNMSGYKLFDIEIKYGLLQISEGLQFLHDDVKLLHKNICPESIVINSSGAWKIFGLDFCLHNTNPPNQVPNFPFQDYSPTLPSVSQPNLNYLAPECVISQSHSTASDMFSLGMLVYTIHSMSNQCLFPIKDLQQFKSRAQQLKALNLSKLQAIPEDLREFVKLLLNVTPEIRPDAHQFIKIPYFDDVGVKTLSYLDSLLQWDNLQKSQFYKGLPEALSKLPHRVKLQKVLSCVVRDLGQPTMVPFILPSIFDIAQNCTKEEYTEYVLPHLKPLMKLIDPIQILLIMLQRMELLLKLTPAQDVQQHVLPMLYRGLDSDSSQIHELCLSVLPTFAGLLDHSNVKNSLLPRIKKLCLSTSTLSVRVNCLLCVGKLLEHLDKWLVLDEVLPFLPQIPSREPAVLMGIMGIYKIAMNHKKLGISKEIMAVRILPFLIPLCIENGLTLAQFGAITSLVKDMFNAVETEHRTKLEQLNSVKDEQKILTSSMPAITPTAMPLVNDAFGGLSLDNFSSKKVNPVNSSNGSLSLEQKQAMAKQQETLKVFSKQTSIEPQKISSPPKSEPKNMTSLLEEFGSFSQSPNTVKFNNNFQQTPSSVKLNNNPVGQALNSNLNQLSRGPINNNFAAASNVYQPLLPPTQNLNLNANQPSFNPWMANQPQSSKPQANQNWSALDSLLPSLGNTGSNKVPLNEIGKTSNGNNNNNSGNQLSKNDLLDFLN